The window ATCGCCACTTCCACGGAAAAGCTGGGCGACAAGGTAGACTGGATGTACTTCCCGGGCGTGGATGCAGCTTCCTATGAAGCGAATAAATATGCCTTTGTCGGCGGTGGCAATCCGGGGGGCTATGCCGTAAATCCGGATACGAAAGACCCTGAACTGGCAGCTAAAGTCGCTGCATTTATCTCCCTGAAATATGCTGAATACAAATATACCGAACGCGGCAATCCGCTTGTGGCGACGAAGGTTGATAAGCCGATTGTAAAAGAATATCCGGCCATGATGAAGAAGCTCTCCGATGATATCCCTAAGATCACCAGCACCACGGCCTTCGACTGGGGTCTCTCTGATGCTAAATTCAAAGCCGCAATTGAAGATGCAACGCAAGTCCTGATGACCGGCGGATACAGTGTTGAGCAATTTATTAAAGATGTATCAAAAGCAGTACCAGCCGCCAAATAAGCTGCTGCACACGAATAGAACCCGCCTTGACTGATTCCCGGGTGGGTTCTATCTTTTTGCTCTAATTCTTATCCACACTGCAGCTAACAGCAAGGGACGTGATAATAATGAAGAAATTTTTAGGAAACAAGACGGCGATTGCACTATTCACGCTGCCTGCTCTCCTTGTGTATACAATCATGGTATTTTACCCGATTATGCAGACCTTCTTCCGCAGTTTATATGAATGGGACGGTCTTACGGCGGGAACCTTCATTGGTCTGGATAACTATAAGAACCTGTTTACGGATAGCGTGTTCTTTACCTCTGTCTACAATGGGCTGATTTTTGCGGGCATCATCACGGTTACTCAAATCGGTATTGCCTCTATTCTGGCCTTTGCCATAGCCGATGGGGCCGTTAGAGGCCGCCGGCTGCTGCGAATCAGTTATTTCATCCCGGTGGTGCTGTCGGTTACCGTGGTCTGCCAATTGTGGCTGTCCATTTACAACGGGCAATACGGCCTGATGAATAAGCTTTTTGAGATGCTCGGCATGTCCTACCGTCAAGACTGGCTGTCGGGCAGCAAGTCGGCCATCATCGCTGTCGCCTTCGTTAATGCCTGGCAGTACATGGGCTACCACTTCGCCCTGCTCCTGGCGGGAGTAAGATCAGTGCCGGAGCAATATATGGAGGCTGCCCGTATTGACGGTGCGACCAAGCTGCAGGCGATCCGCAAAATCATGATTCCCATGATGGCCGAAACGTATAAATTCTGTCTGGTCTTCGCCGTTACAGGGGGCCTTAACGCTTTTGCCAATATGTATATTATGACCGGTGGTGGACCAGGGACTTCAACCTATACACTTACCTACCTGATGTATCGTTCCGCTTTCCGTGTAGGAGAGTTCGGTTATGGAAGTGCGGCGGCGGCTATGCTGGTCATCGAATGCCTCCTTGCCACCCTGATTATTAACCGTCTGGTTGCCAGAGAACGAATTACTTATTAAAGGAAGTGTACAAATATGGCCCAGCTACTCAAAAAGGTGCGACAATACAACCTGCCCGTTACAGGCTTTATGTGGCTGTATGCACTGTTATCGGTTTACCCCTTGGTCTGGATGATTTTTTACTCGCTCAAAAATAACGACGAGATCTTCGTAACCAATCCCTTCGGGTTCCCAACTCATTTAAGATTCGAAAACTATACGCAGGCCTGGTCCAACTATAATGTGCCGGTGTACTTCATGAACAGCGTGCTTGTCGCCGCAGCAACCGTTAGCGGAGCAATCATCCTGTCGGTTATGTTCTCTTATGCGACGGCAAGGCTGCAGTGGCGCCTGCGGGGAATTGCACACACCTACATCCTGATAGGCATGTTCATCCCGATACAGGTGATTATGATTCCGCTGGCTATTCTCGTCAGAGATTTCCATCTGGCCAATACGTATGGCGCACTCATTGTGCCTTATATCGCCTTTAACCTGTCATTCACCTCAATTGTGTTCTATGGTTTCTTCCGTAGTATTCCCGGCGAGCTGGAGGAATCGGCATGTATCGACGGAGCCTCCATCTACCGTACGTTCTTCAGCATCATGCTGCCGATTATTAAACCGGCGCTTGCCACGATGGTTATCTTCATCTTCCTGAACTCCTGGAATGAGTTCACGATGGCCGTCATCCTAATTACCAAAGAAAGCCTGAAGACCTTGCCGCTTGGCCTGCTGTTCTTCCAAGGCCAATTCACAACCGACTGGGGCGCCATGGGGGCGGCAATGACCATTGCCAGCCTGCCTACCGTCCTGATCTACATGATCTTCAGCGAGCAGGTCGAAAATGCGCTTACGGTCGGGTCGGCGGTAAAAGGGTAACAATGTCCCAGTTAATGTGAACCCAAACTTTTCAGCCCTTTCGCTTCCCTGTAGGAAGTCGGAAGGGCATTATTTGTATACTGGGGTATTTACCCACTCACCTTACACCGAGCGTTCCATAAAAACAGGCCCCCTTTTTATAGAGGACCTGCTTATCATTCATCCGTGCCGTAAGATTAATATTTCACGGTTATCATCTCAGACTGGCCATTACCCTTAGACGCAAGTAATGTCACGCTTCGCAAAGTATCGTTAACTTTGAGCAGAATCAAAGGCGACGCCCCTTGCTCACCGCTTGCCAGCACAGTCTGAGTCCCCTTTGTGTCATAAAGACTCCAGCTGTTATTATTCAGATCCTGCACAAATAGTGTGTTTCCGAGCAGCTCAGTTGTCCATCCGTACACATCCTGATCCGAGACAAATTTAGCAGTTAAAGATTGTATCAGCTTCCCGGTAGCCAGCTGGTAGCGGTAAAATGTCGGTTGTGGAGCCTCCGGGCTGATTATAGAGGCACCCATTCGTTCTTCATGTGATGTACCCACGAGCAGATCTTTCCCGGAAATCTGGTATTGAATGTTGTGTCCGCCCAGCCTCTGTTTACTGTCAAAAGGTATTGAATACTCCTGCTTGGTATACAAGTTAATTACACGCAGTAAATATGTGGTTGTTCCAATCCCCGAAGCATTATATTCGGCAACAACGTAAGGGTAGCCCGGATATTTAATGTCGGCAAGTTGAATGTTCTCGTAAGCATCACTAGGACTCATTTTAAGATTATATTTCACTGCGCTGGTCTTCCAGGGGCTCTGGAATAGCTGGAACTGTTCACTCGACACAATAGCAATTCGTTCCGGAACGTTTCCACTTGGTGCTGACCATCTTATATAAAAGGATTCGTTGTCGTTGTTAGTTGGAAGCTTAAGAGCGTAATGATAGTTGTCGCTGCTTAATTCCATTCCGTTATAGCCGAAGACGATTTTTTTAATCGCCTTTTTTTCTTCGGTTATAAGAACAATTTTTTGTGAAACATTGACTACAGCAAGATCATACACCTTAAGCGTCCTACTCCATAACACGGTATGAAGCGAAGTGTCCAGAACTTGAACCGTACTGGACTCATCTGCGTTCCGATTCAACAACAATACTTGATTGTCCTTAAGCGGGGTAACCGATGGTGCATAGATTCCTCCGCTTGTAAAGGCTGTATCCGGCAATGCAATTGAGGTGAAAGCAGTGCTGGCAGCACCTGCCGGTATCGCCAGCGCGTTTAGCATGAACAACAAAACAAGGGTAAACAATGAGATTTTTTTCATGTTCTCCTGTCCTTTCGAGTGCAATAACCATCTCTGATGACAGAGATGGTTATTGTATCTTTGTTATTTGGTAAAAAGATAGCTCTCTACAAGGCTGTTAGTCACTACATTATTAGTCGTATAATCGATGTGTCCCCCATGAAGCCAAACGTCATTTGCAAGACCAGGTACTTGTGCGGGATAAAGGAAACCGGCACTATTGTTAGTTAAGAATCTCGTATTTCTCCACACTGCCGGTGTGGTAAACGAATAATGGAAATCAGAGGTCGTAGAGGTAGGGTTATTCATCGCAATTGCGGTAACGCGCTTAACCGATCTCCCCGTTGAACCAAGATTAGGAAATTTAACTACATAAATGTCACTGAAGTTGATCTGCTCTCTTATTGTCAGAGTACTATCTGTAGAATAATAGTAGACTTTGTATCCGCTAATGGTATCTCCGCCGTTATATTTCTTGGATCTGTACACATATGTAAGCTCAGTTCCATTAGGTTGCGGATAATTATTGTCGTCACCTGTTGTAACTTGATGTGAAACTTTAGCATGAAAAACCGGATACCAGCCAGCAGCTGTGGTTTGAGAATAAACTCCTTCAAATCCTACTTCTGCTACACCATCGACCCCGGTATACATATAGGCAGCCTCTCCATAGCTATAAGCGTTAGTTATATCATAAGATGGGAATGTGACGGAGTCTGCTACAAGTCCATTATAGATGGTTGAACTGCTTGCAGGGGTCTGAAGC of the Paenibacillus pedocola genome contains:
- a CDS encoding carbohydrate ABC transporter permease: MKKFLGNKTAIALFTLPALLVYTIMVFYPIMQTFFRSLYEWDGLTAGTFIGLDNYKNLFTDSVFFTSVYNGLIFAGIITVTQIGIASILAFAIADGAVRGRRLLRISYFIPVVLSVTVVCQLWLSIYNGQYGLMNKLFEMLGMSYRQDWLSGSKSAIIAVAFVNAWQYMGYHFALLLAGVRSVPEQYMEAARIDGATKLQAIRKIMIPMMAETYKFCLVFAVTGGLNAFANMYIMTGGGPGTSTYTLTYLMYRSAFRVGEFGYGSAAAAMLVIECLLATLIINRLVARERITY
- a CDS encoding carbohydrate ABC transporter permease; its protein translation is MAQLLKKVRQYNLPVTGFMWLYALLSVYPLVWMIFYSLKNNDEIFVTNPFGFPTHLRFENYTQAWSNYNVPVYFMNSVLVAAATVSGAIILSVMFSYATARLQWRLRGIAHTYILIGMFIPIQVIMIPLAILVRDFHLANTYGALIVPYIAFNLSFTSIVFYGFFRSIPGELEESACIDGASIYRTFFSIMLPIIKPALATMVIFIFLNSWNEFTMAVILITKESLKTLPLGLLFFQGQFTTDWGAMGAAMTIASLPTVLIYMIFSEQVENALTVGSAVKG